The genomic region TGACCAAAACAGGCATTCGGCGTATCGAGAGGTTGGGAGTTACTATCACTATTCCGCATGATATTCCCCAGGGCGTGCAAATGGCGCTTACAAGCGCTGCCGAAGTATGTCCCGTCTTTAAGAGCCTCAATCCTGAAATCGATGTAAACATCACTTTCTTCTGGGGTAAATAAAGGCTTCGTATCGGGCGTGTAAGGGAGTAACAGCGTGGATTTGGTTCCGAAATTTATAATCATATTCGCCTCCTATCTATTAGGCTCAATCCCATTTGGCCTGCTAATCGCCAAACGGCTTCGCGGCATCGATATTCGGCTTGAGGGCAGTGGCAATATCGGCGCAACGAATGTTTATCGTGTCGTAGGTCCGGCAGCAGGGCTTGCCGTCTTCACACTCGATCTCCTGAAGGGCGCAGTCCCATGTTGGGTGATGCTGATGGTCAACCCTGATAAGACTTGGGCAATGGTTGCCGGTCTTGCCGCAATTATAGGGCATCGCCTTTCGGTGTTTTTAAAGTTTAAAGGAGGTAAAAGCGTCGCTACCAGTTTTGGCATTCTAATTGGTATTGCTCCTGAAGTTGGGGGTATTGCAATTGGGATTTTCGTGGTAGTAGTTGCGCTGACGCGAAAGGTTTCATTAGGTTCGATTATCGGCGCGGCTTCTGTGCCGGTATTCTTGGTCCTGTTTCATTATCCCACTCCTGTAATCGGTTTGATATCGTTAGCAGTTCTGCTTATAATCTTCCGCCATCTAGGCAATATAAAGCGGCTTTTGAACGGCACCGAACCGAGTTTTGGAGTTAAAAAGGATAAATAGTGTTTGAACAAACCTGTTTGGTAATCGCCCGCAAATCGGTGGAGCAGTATATTAGTTCTAATACCTATTATGTTCCTGATTTAGGGGAGATGCCGGAGGAGTTGCTTAAACCCGCCGGTGTTTTTGTGACGCTCTATTTCAAGGGTGAATTAAGAGGCTGCGTTGGCACCATCAACCCTACCCGTGATTGCGCTGCCGAAGAGATCGCCCAAAATGCCGTATGGGCGGCCACTCGCGACAATCGGTTTATGCAGGTCTGCGAAGAAGAATTGCCTCACTTAAGCTATTCAGTCTATCTCTTAGAGAAACCCGAGCTTATTTCCGAAATTAGCGAGCTTGACCCTTCAGTATACGGAGTAGTCGTAGAAAATCAAGGCCGACGCGGCGTCTTGTTGCCGGGAATAGATGGGGTAAGCGATGCCCAAATGCAAGTAGCCATCGCCAAACAAAAGGCCGGAATAGCCCCAAATGAACCGGTAGCTCTGTACCGCTTCGAGGTATTAAAGTTTAACGAACCACCCTCGCCTGAATAACTAAATCTACTCAGCTTCCTCGATACGGAAATCGCTTGTCAACTCAACTTTTGGTCGAAGGGTTGCCCCGACTGAACAGTATTTATCATCCGATAACTCAATCGCTTGCTTGAGGGCATTAGGATCGATATTGCGGCCGGTAACGATATGGGTGACTTTGGCGCATTCCAAAGGGTGGGGATAGTCGCCTTCTTTCCACTGGTAAGTCACTTCGAGCCGATAAGCAGTAAAGTCTTGTCGCTTCTTTCGGAGGATGCCAATGACATCCATCGCTGTGCAAGTTCCTAACGCAACCGCAATAAGTTCACTTGGCCGAGGACCCGCCTCTTCTCCCCCTGATTCAGGATAGGCATCCACCACAATGCTTTGTCCTGACGGAGGTACAGCTTCAAATTTCATCCCGCCAATCCATTTTATATTAGTCTGATCCATAATCCCTCCCAAAGAATATACATCTTATTTGTACCCTATGTTTAAGTTTCAATGTGCAGAGGAGGCAGGCAAGGCAAATATTAGTGCTGAAAGCGGTTGACCCTCCCCCCTCATTTGGGTATAATCACACCGCTTAAAGCATCATGGCGGTTGTAGCTCAGTGGTTAGAGCGCCTGACTGTGGCTCAGGAGGCCGGGGGTTCAAATCTCCTCATCCGCCCTTCACTTTTGAACCTAAAAAGCCCTCTCGGGATTATCGAGAGGGCTTTTGTTTTGGTCAAATATACAAGTGCGTATACCAACGCGGGTGAAAACTTAGGCTATGTTAAACTGCTATATCAGCCAAAATTTTCGAACAGAGCAGGATATTGGTCACCTCATGTAGAATATTGGTATAAATAAAGGCAATCCTGATAGTTAAAGGAGTGATCACATGAAAGTATATCTATACCGCAGCATTCCGATAACACTCGCTATCGGAATGGCAATGCTTTTCCTAATCGCTTTTCCTCTGTTTGCAGGCACACTGCCTAACTCAGTGCAGTTCAAGGTAGATAAGTGCATCGAAGCGTTGAACGAGGCAGAGACGGAACTGAATG from bacterium harbors:
- the plsY gene encoding glycerol-3-phosphate 1-O-acyltransferase PlsY codes for the protein MDLVPKFIIIFASYLLGSIPFGLLIAKRLRGIDIRLEGSGNIGATNVYRVVGPAAGLAVFTLDLLKGAVPCWVMLMVNPDKTWAMVAGLAAIIGHRLSVFLKFKGGKSVATSFGILIGIAPEVGGIAIGIFVVVVALTRKVSLGSIIGAASVPVFLVLFHYPTPVIGLISLAVLLIIFRHLGNIKRLLNGTEPSFGVKKDK
- the amrA gene encoding AmmeMemoRadiSam system protein A, with the translated sequence MFEQTCLVIARKSVEQYISSNTYYVPDLGEMPEELLKPAGVFVTLYFKGELRGCVGTINPTRDCAAEEIAQNAVWAATRDNRFMQVCEEELPHLSYSVYLLEKPELISEISELDPSVYGVVVENQGRRGVLLPGIDGVSDAQMQVAIAKQKAGIAPNEPVALYRFEVLKFNEPPSPE
- a CDS encoding OsmC family protein, which gives rise to MDQTNIKWIGGMKFEAVPPSGQSIVVDAYPESGGEEAGPRPSELIAVALGTCTAMDVIGILRKKRQDFTAYRLEVTYQWKEGDYPHPLECAKVTHIVTGRNIDPNALKQAIELSDDKYCSVGATLRPKVELTSDFRIEEAE